CCTCGAGCGCCCGGCCCGCCGCTCCGTGCAGGGTCTGTCGCCGATGCGTCAGCAGGCCGTCGTACGCGACATCCTGGGTGAGCGCGTGCTTGAAGACGTACACGGGCTCCTCGGCCCCGGCGCGCTCATAGACGAACTCCAGGCGCTTGAGCTCGAGGAGGTGGGGGTGGAGCGCGCCCGCGCCGTCCCAGATGCGGTCGAGGAGCTTCTGCGGGAACTCACGCCCGAGGACGGACGCCGTCCGCACCAGGCGCTTGGTGTCCTCGGAGAGCCGGTCGATGCGCGCCATGATGACGCCCTGCACGGTGTGGGGGATCGCGTGAGCGGACTCTCGCTCGTCGCCGATCGCCAGCGCCAGCTCTTCGAGGAAGAACGGATTGCCCTCCGCCCGGCTCAGGATCGTCTCGGACAGCGAGGTGGACAGCCGCTCGCCCTGCAGCGCGGACTGGACCACGACCAGCCCGTCCTGGCGCGCCAGGGGCCGGAGGGTGATCTGCGTGGCGTAGGAGCGATCCATCCACGGCGGCCGGTAGCCGGGTCGGTAGGTCGTGATGAGGAGGATGGGCGCCGCGGTCAGGTTCTCCACCAGCGAGGCGAGGTACTCCTCGGACGTCTTGTCGATCCAGTGCACGTCCTCGACGATGAAGATCAGCGGCCGGCGGCGGCTCCCCTTGAGGCTCAGCTGTCGCAGGGTCTCGAAGGTCCGCGCCTTGATCGCCTCGGGGCTCAGGGCCTCGATCGCCCCACTGTCGTCTTTGACGCCGAGTAAATGGAGCAGGTACATCGTCCACTCCTCGGGCGCCATCCCGACTTCGCGCAGGCCGGCGGCCAGGCGCTCGGCGACGATGTCGGGGCCGTCGCCGTCGACGATCCCGCAGTTGTTGCGGAGGATCTCGACGATGGGCAGGTACGGAATCGAGCCACCGTAGGACACGCAGCGGCCCTCGAGGACCGTCGCGGGGCGGCTCCCGAGCCCGCGTCGGAACTCGTGGAGGAGCCGCGACTTCCCCATGCCGGGCTCGCCCACCACGCCGACGACCTGGCCGTGTCCGTCCGCGACCTGAGCGAAGAGATCCTGGAGCACGCCCGCTTCGCGCTCGCGCCCCACGAACCGGCCGAGCGAGCGCGTCGGGCGCTCGTCGAGCGCCGAGCGGCGCGCGGCCAGCCCGACGAGCCGGTACGCGGCGACCGGCTCGCTCTTGCCTTTGACGTGGAGAGGCGCGATGGGCTCGACGCGGACGCCCCCGTGGACCAGGCGGTACGTCGCTGCGCTGATCAGCACCGTGCCCGGCTCGGCCGCCTGCTGCAGCCGTGCGGCGAGGTTGGTCGTGTCCCCGACCGCCGTGTAGTCCATACGCAGGTTGTCACCGATCGTGCCGACCACGACGTAGCCGGTATTGATCCCCATCCGGACGGTGACGTCGACGGTGACGTCGGCCGACAGCGCCCGGCGGTCGCGGAGGCTGCCCTGGATGCCGAGGGCCGCCAGCACGGCGCGCCGTGCGTCGTCCTCGTGCGCGATGGGCGCGCCGAACAGCGCCATGACGCCGTCGCCCAGGAACTGATTGACCGTGCCCTCGTAGTGGTGGACCTCGGCCAGCACCAGCTCGAAGAATCGCTCGAGCACCTCGTGCATCGTCTCGGCGCCCAGGCGTTCCGCCAGCGCCGTCGAGCTGGCGATGTCGCAGAACAGCACGGTGACCTGCTTGCGCTCGCCCTCCAGCGCGCTCTTGGATGTCAGGATCTTTTCGGCGAGGTGCCGCGGCGTGTAGCTCTGGGGCGAGGCGAACCGCGCCGGGTCCCTGTCCGTCGCGGCGGCGGCGACGAGCGAACGGCCGCATTGCTTGCAGAATTTGTGGGCGCGGCTATTGTCGGTGCCACACTCCGGGCACGCGACGGCCAAGCGGGCCCCGCACTCCGGACAGAACTGGGCGTCGGCGGGAACCTCTCGGTGACACTGGAGACATTGCATGTGGTGTCCCGCCGGGTCTCACGGCGGGATCGGGGACGAGATTATGCCTCCGTCATCCGGTGGTCAAGGAGCGCCCGGCCTCGCTACAATAGGCCACTCGATCAAAGGAGACGCCCGTGAAGCTCGACGTCGGCATGCTGACCCACGATCTCAAGTCGATCCCGGGCTACGCCCGCAAGGTCGAGGCGATGGGGTACGACTGCCTCTGGTCCTCGGAGACCCAGCACGATCCCTTCCTCCCGCTGGCGGTCGCGGCCACCGTCACCTCGACGATCAAGCTCGGCACCGCGATCGCGGTGACGTTCCCGCGGAGCCCGATGGTCCTCGCCCACATCGCGTGGGACCTCCAGAAGGCCTCGGACGGGCGCTTCATCCTCGGGCTCGGCACCCAGGTGAAGGGCCACAACGAGCGCCGCTTCTCGGTGAAGTTCGAGTCGCCCGGGCCGAAGATGCGCGAGGTCGTCCTCGCCCTGCGGACCATCTGGGACGCCTGGCAGAACGGGACCAAGCTCAACTTCAAGGGTCGCTTCTACCGCTTCGACCTGATGACGCCCTTCTTCAACCCCGGCCCGATCGCGCACCCGAAGGTGCCCGTCTACATCGCGGGCGTGAACCAGTACATGTGCCGGATCGCGGGCGAGGTGTGCAACGGCCTCCACGTCCACCCGTTCAACAGCCCGACGTACCTGCGCGAGTACGTGCAGCCCGCGGTGAACGAGGGCCTCGCGGTCTCGGGCAGGAAGCGCGAGGACTTCACCTACGTCACGTCCACGTTCGTCGTCGTCGGCGACACGGAGCAGGAGCTCGCCGAGAGCCGCCGGTCGGTGAAGCAGCAGATCGCCTTCTACGCCTCGACGCGCACGTACGAGCCGGTGCTCGCGGCCCACGGCTGGCAGGACCTGACGCCCGCGCTCCATCGCAAGTCCGTCGAGGGCGACTGGAAGGGCATGGCCGACCTCGTCACCGACGAGATGGTGGACGCGTTCGCCGTCACGGGAACGTACGAGACGATCGGGCGGAAGATCCGCGAGCGCTACGCGACGCTGCTCGACCGCACCTCGCTCTACCAGCCCTACCAGCCGGGGCTCGACGACCCGCGCCTGCCGCGCCTGGTCAAGGAGTTCAACGGGTAGGCCGCTCGATCCATCATGGAGACACGCGCCCGCATCGCGACCGGATTTCGCGCCACGATCCAGAGTCTCGGCTGGATCGGGATGGAAGCAGGCATCTTCGAGCGTCTCGAGCTCGACGTCTCCTTCCCGGCGGTCGAGACCGGCGGCCCGGAAGCGGCGGCCGGTCTCGCGCGGGGCGACTGGGAGTTCGCCGAGATGGGCACCGCGTCGCTCGTCGAGAGCGTCCTCGCGGGCGACGAGGCGGTCATCCTCCTCGCGCCGACCGTGCCGTCGTGGACGGGCGTGCCCATCCTGGCCCGCCGGAGCATCTCGCGGCCGGCGCAGCTCGCCGGCGCGCGCATCGGCGTGCTCAGCGAGATCGGGCAGACGGGCGTCACGCTTCACGTGGCGCTCCGGGCGTGGGGCGTGACCGCGGCGCTCGTGTCACTCGAGACGAACGCCAAGATCTACGGGGCCCTCGCCGCGGGCCAGATCGACGCCGGCGTGCTCCCCTTCGACTACCGCTTCCGCGGGCCGCGAGAGTTCGGCCTGAACGTGCTCGATCCGCCGAGCACCGGCTTCCACACGGCCGTGGTGGGCTGCACGCGCCGGCTGATCGCCGCCGACCGCTCACTCGTCGGGCGGCTCGTCCAGGGGTACGTCGAGACGATCCACTTCTTCAAGACGAAGCGCGCGGCGGTGCTCCCGCTGCTCCAGAAGTTCCTCGAGTTCCCGGACCGGCGCACGGTCGAGGAGGCGTACGACTTTCACGTCTCACGGTTCCAGGCGCTGCCCCGTCCGAGCCCGCAGGCGATGCAGCGGCTCCTGGACGAGGTGGCGCTCGAGCGGCCCGCCGCAGAGGGCCTCTCGCCCGCGGACATCGTGGACACCTCGTTCCTCGACGACCTCGAGCGGACCGGCTTCGTGAAGAAGCTCTACGGTGACTGACCGGAAAGGAGGTCGCTGACGTCATGGCAGACCTGTACGCGCTCGGGGAGCGACCGCCGCTCGGCGAAGTGCCGAAGCGGATGCACGCCTACGTCGTCCGGCAGAGCCGCTTCGGCCCGCCGCGCGAGGCCTGGAAGCGGGAGGTCATCCCGACGCCCGCGATCGGCGCCGACGAGGTGCTGGTCTACGTCATGGCCTCGGGGATCAACTACAACAACGTGTGGGCCGCCCTCGGGACTCCGCTCGACGTGATCGCCGAGCGGCAGAAGGCCGGCGAGCCCGAGGACTTCCACGCGGGCGGCAGCGACTGCTCGGGCGTCGTCTGGGCCGTCGGCAAGGACGTCACGAGTGTCAAGGTCGGCGACGAGGTCGTCGTGCACAGCGGCTGGTGGCGGCCCGATGACCCGTGGGTGCGCTCGGGCAAGGATCCGATGCTCGCGGAGTCGACGCGCATCTGGGGCTACCAGACTAACTACGGGAGCTTCTGCCAGTTCGCGCGCTGCCAGGCCCATCAGTGCGTGCCCAAGCCCCGCCGGCTCACATGGGAGGAGGCGGGCTGCTATCTCCTCTGCGCCTCCACCGCGTACCGCATGCTCATGGGCTGGCCGCCGCACGTCGTCGAGCCGGGCGACGTCGTCCTCGTGTGGGGGGCGGCGGGAGGCCTCGGGAGCATGGGGCTCGAGATCACGCGCGCCCTCGGCGGGCGGGCGGTCGCCGTCGTCTCCGACGACGCGAAGCAGAAGTTCTGCCTCGACCACGGCGCCGCCGGCGTCGTGAACCGCAGCCGGTTCTCCCACTGGGGGCCGATGCCCGACACGGACGACGCGAAGGCCTACGGCGAGTGGGCCAAGGGCGCGCGCGCCTTCGGCAAGGCGATCTGGGACGCCCTCGGCGAGCGCGTGAGCCCGAGGATCGTCTTCGAGCACCCGGGCGAGGCGACGCTGCCGACTTCGGTCTTCGTATGCGCGACGGGCGGGATGGTCGTCATCTGCGCCGGCACGACGGGCTACAACGCCACGATGGACCTCCGCTACCAGTGGATGCGCCAGAAGCGCTTCCAGGGAAGCCACCTCTCGAACGACGCGCAGGCGGCGGCGGTCACGAAGCTCGTGGCCGAGGGCAAGGTGGACCCGTGCCTGTCGAAGACCTACGCCTTCGACGACATCCCGGAGTGCCACCAGCTCATGCTCGAGAACAAGCACCCGTACGGCAACATGGCCGTCCTCGTGAACGCGCCGAAGCCCGGGCAAGGCGCGCAGCGGTGAAGGCGCTCGCGTTCGACGAGTTCCATCTCGGCTCGCGCCGATCGTGGACGAGGTCGTGCGGCTCAAGAACGGCGCCGCCGCCCAGGGCCGCCTCGCCGAGGGCCGGCAGTTCAGCAAGATCGTCCCGACCGTCTCGGCCGGCGACGAAGAACGCGTCTGGCGTCTGGCTTCAGCGCTCCTCGTTCACTCGCTCCCAGGGCTGCGCCACAATCGATCGGACAGAATGCGCCAGCTCTTCCGCACTCCGCAGGCGCTCCACTTCAGAGATGCTGGCGTCCCATCTGTTTACGAAACGAATGAGGGCCTCGACTGCTTCAGGGCCGATTGCCAGTAGCGGCCCATCCTCAGGATGTCGGGGCGAGCACACCACAAACCGATTCACGTCGAGGATAGCTCCCTGTTCAACATCGTAGAACCAACGGGTGAGCTCCATCTCAAGCCTCCAGGGCCGGAATTGACTCTGTTCAGCCCAGAAACACGGTTTCGCGGTGCCACTCGAGATATTCGCGAGCGGGTTGATCCGTCTCGCGTCTGGGGAGATCGATTAGCTTGCCTTGATACGGGTAGTAACTCCTCCCGTTCGCGAAGTCCCGACGAAGCCGCTTGCCTACAAGTAACTGATGATCGGTCGTAATGGTGACGTAGCCCTGGTCGAAGAGCCGGTGAAAATCGGCCCGCAGAAGGATCCCGTTGGCCACTCGATGAGGACCGTCGGCCATGTACGATCGGATGTGCGCAGCTTCGAGCGCGGGCAGAGAATGCTCGCCTGTAATCGCGCAGGCCCGACGGTATGCCTCTGTCACAGCAACCCGGAAGGTTCCTTGGCCGAGCCGCAGCACCACAAGAACGGGTGCGCCATACCGAGATCCACTCGACTCGCCAGTTCTGTCAGCAAGAGGGGACCGAGCGCCGTGAAGACCCGCCGCGACGGCTAAACACTCCTGCCAGACCCGGGCACCCTCTCCCCGGTCCAAGTGGTACTTCTTGTCACTCTGGGTCCGCACCGGCCAGTCGCGCGGCGCCGGGACCCAGTGACTGGACGGAAAAAATTCCGGCTAAACGAGAAGAACGCACCCGATCTGTTCGGTGTCGGCTGGCCCGCGAAACCTCACCCGCTCGCGGATCTCGGATATCCGCTCGCGCATCTCGTGCAGACTCTCGCAGCCGTTCCCGGCGCCAAAGCTTTCCCACGCCAGCCAGACCGGCAGGCGGGCATAGCGCGCAAAGTATGCGAATCCGCAGATCGCGTTGTGTGGTGCTCGGAGCTTGAAGAGGAAGGGCGAGAACTCGGGCGCCTGGAAAGTTCGAGTCGCGGATGGCTTCCAGAAATTGACCTCTTCTGAATCGGACCGCGCGAGGAGTCGCTGATACCAGTCATAATCGGTGATCGCGACTGTGCCCTGCATTGGAACCCGCACTCATGTTAGCGGCATGTCGCACCCTCAGACAAGCGGCCTCCCGTCCGCTCAATGCTCCGGGCCACCTGCAGCCGATTCCACACGAGGTCGGTGTCATGCCTCGTCGTAGCCGGGGTCGCCCGGCAGGAGCACCCGGCGCTTGCCGCCCTCGTCGAGCACGCGCGGGCGGATCGTCGGGACCGGGCGCCCGGCGAGCCGGCGCAGCGCCTCGGCCGCCGACCCGGCGCTCTCGAAGAGCATGAGGTTCTTCACGGTCGGGTTGCGGAGCGAGATCTCGCCGCGCGTGGCTGCCTCGATCGCCTCGCGTGGCGAGAGCCAGCGGACCGCGATGACCTCCTTGCCGTCCACGGTCGCCTCCTGCCCCGCCGGCGCCTGGGCCGCGAAGAAGCGCGTGTCGAAGCGGAGCGGCGATTCCTCCGGCGTGATCCAGTGGGCGAAGTAGACGAGCCGGTCGGTCGCCAGGGTGAGCCGCTCGCTCGTGAGCATCGCCCGGAACGCGCGCTTGTCCGCGTGACAGGCGCGGCGATACGCTTCGAGCCGCGCCGGATCCAGCCCGAGCGAGTCGCCGCCGGAGCCGCGCGCGAGCAGGATCCCCACCTCCTCGAACGTCTCGCGGATCACGCCGATCCAGTACGCGAGTGCTGCGGGCGGCGCATGCTCGAGGCCGAGCACGCGGCCCGCCTCGCCCGGATCGGGCCCGGCGCACCACGCCGCGGCGTTGGCGGGGGCGTCGTCGGGTTCGATCTTGCCCCCCGGGAAGACGAAGTCGCCGGCGGCGAACGTGCTGGCGCGATGGCGCTGCATCAGGAGGACGTCGAACCCGCCGGAAGGGCGATCGCGGAGCAAGACCAGCGTGGCGGCGGCGGCCGGCGTGGCCGGCGTCGGTTTGACGGGCACGGTGTAGTGTGCCACCATTCCGCGTCCGCTGTCATTCCTTCCCGAAGGAGACGCCGCCATGGGCGCAGAAGCGCGCTTGAAGGAGCTCAGCATCACGCTGCCGCCGCCCGCGACCCCGGTCGCGAACTACGTCGGCGCGGTCCGGGTCGGCAACCTCCTGTTCGTCTCCGGCCACGGTCCGATCCGGAGCGACGGCAAGCCCATGGCGCGCGGCAAGGTCGGCCGCGAGCTCAGCGTCGAGCAGGGCTACCAGGTGGCGCGCGAGGTCGGGCTCTCGCTGCTCGCGACGACGCGCGCGCAGCTCGGGAGCCTCGACAAGGTGAAGCGCGTCGTCAAGGTCCTCGGCATGGTGAACTCCGCCGAGGACTTCGGCGACCAGCCCAAGGTGATCAACGGCTTCTCCGACCTCATGGTCCAGGTCTTCGGCGAGGCGACCGGCAAGCACGCGCGCTCCGCGGTGGGCATGGCCGGGCTGCCGATGGGCATTCCCGTCGAGATCGAAATGGTCCTCGAGGTAGAATAAGCGCCGTGGCGCCGCTCTTCGACCTCGCCGTCACGCTCATCTCGCTCGTCTTCCTCGCGATCCTCGGCACCATCGCAGGCGTGGCGATCCCCGGCCTCTTCATGGTCGTCGTCGCGCCCTGGCTCGACCGCTTCCTGCCGGAACGAGAGCCGCGCG
This portion of the Candidatus Methylomirabilota bacterium genome encodes:
- a CDS encoding AAA family ATPase, translated to MQCLQCHREVPADAQFCPECGARLAVACPECGTDNSRAHKFCKQCGRSLVAAAATDRDPARFASPQSYTPRHLAEKILTSKSALEGERKQVTVLFCDIASSTALAERLGAETMHEVLERFFELVLAEVHHYEGTVNQFLGDGVMALFGAPIAHEDDARRAVLAALGIQGSLRDRRALSADVTVDVTVRMGINTGYVVVGTIGDNLRMDYTAVGDTTNLAARLQQAAEPGTVLISAATYRLVHGGVRVEPIAPLHVKGKSEPVAAYRLVGLAARRSALDERPTRSLGRFVGREREAGVLQDLFAQVADGHGQVVGVVGEPGMGKSRLLHEFRRGLGSRPATVLEGRCVSYGGSIPYLPIVEILRNNCGIVDGDGPDIVAERLAAGLREVGMAPEEWTMYLLHLLGVKDDSGAIEALSPEAIKARTFETLRQLSLKGSRRRPLIFIVEDVHWIDKTSEEYLASLVENLTAAPILLITTYRPGYRPPWMDRSYATQITLRPLARQDGLVVVQSALQGERLSTSLSETILSRAEGNPFFLEELALAIGDERESAHAIPHTVQGVIMARIDRLSEDTKRLVRTASVLGREFPQKLLDRIWDGAGALHPHLLELKRLEFVYERAGAEEPVYVFKHALTQDVAYDGLLTHRRQTLHGAAGRALE
- a CDS encoding TIGR03617 family F420-dependent LLM class oxidoreductase — protein: MKLDVGMLTHDLKSIPGYARKVEAMGYDCLWSSETQHDPFLPLAVAATVTSTIKLGTAIAVTFPRSPMVLAHIAWDLQKASDGRFILGLGTQVKGHNERRFSVKFESPGPKMREVVLALRTIWDAWQNGTKLNFKGRFYRFDLMTPFFNPGPIAHPKVPVYIAGVNQYMCRIAGEVCNGLHVHPFNSPTYLREYVQPAVNEGLAVSGRKREDFTYVTSTFVVVGDTEQELAESRRSVKQQIAFYASTRTYEPVLAAHGWQDLTPALHRKSVEGDWKGMADLVTDEMVDAFAVTGTYETIGRKIRERYATLLDRTSLYQPYQPGLDDPRLPRLVKEFNG
- a CDS encoding ABC transporter substrate-binding protein, which encodes METRARIATGFRATIQSLGWIGMEAGIFERLELDVSFPAVETGGPEAAAGLARGDWEFAEMGTASLVESVLAGDEAVILLAPTVPSWTGVPILARRSISRPAQLAGARIGVLSEIGQTGVTLHVALRAWGVTAALVSLETNAKIYGALAAGQIDAGVLPFDYRFRGPREFGLNVLDPPSTGFHTAVVGCTRRLIAADRSLVGRLVQGYVETIHFFKTKRAAVLPLLQKFLEFPDRRTVEEAYDFHVSRFQALPRPSPQAMQRLLDEVALERPAAEGLSPADIVDTSFLDDLERTGFVKKLYGD
- the ccrA gene encoding crotonyl-CoA carboxylase/reductase, which gives rise to MADLYALGERPPLGEVPKRMHAYVVRQSRFGPPREAWKREVIPTPAIGADEVLVYVMASGINYNNVWAALGTPLDVIAERQKAGEPEDFHAGGSDCSGVVWAVGKDVTSVKVGDEVVVHSGWWRPDDPWVRSGKDPMLAESTRIWGYQTNYGSFCQFARCQAHQCVPKPRRLTWEEAGCYLLCASTAYRMLMGWPPHVVEPGDVVLVWGAAGGLGSMGLEITRALGGRAVAVVSDDAKQKFCLDHGAAGVVNRSRFSHWGPMPDTDDAKAYGEWAKGARAFGKAIWDALGERVSPRIVFEHPGEATLPTSVFVCATGGMVVICAGTTGYNATMDLRYQWMRQKRFQGSHLSNDAQAAAVTKLVAEGKVDPCLSKTYAFDDIPECHQLMLENKHPYGNMAVLVNAPKPGQGAQR
- a CDS encoding HNH endonuclease, whose amino-acid sequence is MVLRLGQGTFRVAVTEAYRRACAITGEHSLPALEAAHIRSYMADGPHRVANGILLRADFHRLFDQGYVTITTDHQLLVGKRLRRDFANGRSYYPYQGKLIDLPRRETDQPAREYLEWHRETVFLG
- a CDS encoding NUDIX domain-containing protein; the protein is MVAHYTVPVKPTPATPAAAATLVLLRDRPSGGFDVLLMQRHRASTFAAGDFVFPGGKIEPDDAPANAAAWCAGPDPGEAGRVLGLEHAPPAALAYWIGVIRETFEEVGILLARGSGGDSLGLDPARLEAYRRACHADKRAFRAMLTSERLTLATDRLVYFAHWITPEESPLRFDTRFFAAQAPAGQEATVDGKEVIAVRWLSPREAIEAATRGEISLRNPTVKNLMLFESAGSAAEALRRLAGRPVPTIRPRVLDEGGKRRVLLPGDPGYDEA
- a CDS encoding RidA family protein; protein product: MGAEARLKELSITLPPPATPVANYVGAVRVGNLLFVSGHGPIRSDGKPMARGKVGRELSVEQGYQVAREVGLSLLATTRAQLGSLDKVKRVVKVLGMVNSAEDFGDQPKVINGFSDLMVQVFGEATGKHARSAVGMAGLPMGIPVEIEMVLEVE